In one Choloepus didactylus isolate mChoDid1 chromosome 1, mChoDid1.pri, whole genome shotgun sequence genomic region, the following are encoded:
- the LOC119507119 gene encoding low molecular weight phosphotyrosine protein phosphatase-like — MAVQLPKLVLFVCLGNICRSPIAEAVFRKLVTDQNISDNWRIDSTETSTEEIGNPPDYRGQNCMKKHEIPMNQVASQVTKEDFATFDYLLCMDENNLRDLNRKGSEVKNCKARTELLESYDPQKQLIIEDPYYGNDSCFETVDQQCFRCCKAFLEKSQ; from the coding sequence ATGGCAGTGCAGCTGCCCAAGTTGGTGCTGTTTGTATGTTTGGGTAACATTTGTCGATCACCCattgcagaagcagttttcagaaaacttgtaactgatcaaaatatttcagataattggagGATAGACAGTACTGAAACATCCACTGAAGAGATAGGAAACCCTCCTGATTATCGAGGGCAAAATTGCATGAAGAAGCACGAAATTCCTATGAATCAGGTGGCCTCGCAGGTTACCAAAGAAgactttgccacatttgattaTCTACTATGTATGGATGAAAACAATCTGAGAGATTTGAACAGAAAAGGTAGTgaagttaaaaactgcaaagcAAGAACTGAACTACTTGAGAGCTATgatccacaaaaacaacttattattGAGGATCCCTATTATGGGAATGACTCTTGCTTTGAGACTGTGGACCAGCAATGTTTTAGgtgctgcaaagcatttttggagaagtcacagtaa